The genomic window CAGTCCATTAGCTTGAATTTTTATGTTGTGTACTTGTTTATcacttttaactttttttttaaaagatattgaAGTGAAATGTCGTACATTATTATGTACTTGTTTGTTAAAACTTTTCATTTTGCTAGCAGATGTGGATGGTTATGTTTTAAAGTTTAAACTACTAGTTATTATGCATTTATAACTTTATGCCATTAAATCTTTATATTCATCAATATTTTAGTCTaattatttgtatttataggattacagttttgtttcatttgtattttgatacttgtagcattggaatatatattatcaggactattattatatttctgGATATAAACAggttattaaattttagattttatgatttgtGCATTGACCCACCGGTTCAACCGTTGACCCGACGGTTGGACCGCTGACCCATTAACCCGGTGCCTTATCCGGGTTAAGGCCCGGGCCGGGTTTAATAACTTTGCTATCAGGATCTACCAGTCGGCCATGCCTCTGTTTCTCATGGAAAACTCCGAAGTCCCCAACCACCACACCCGTAAGTCGGTCTCACTCATACTGTTCACTCCTCATGGTATTCTCTGATTCTTGGATAGCACTAATAAGGATGTAACGGATCGAGTTAGTTTGGATGTACATCTGAAATTGAACCGATTTAAACTGATTGTTTAGAACTAAAACTAAAACCGGCcatctataaaaattatttgaaaatgaTCTACAAAATTTGGATGGATTCGTTTCAATTTAGTAGGTAGGCGTTCAATGAGTTGGACTTAATGGCTTGAAAGCAAGTGCCAGACCTTGGGAGTTCCATCCGAGGCCTTGGTGTAAATTTTTAGCGGAGATGACCAAAGACAACTTGGGTTTCATCTAATGTTGTAACGTGCTGCCCTCCAACAGTGAACATTCATTGGTAGAGAACCTTACAATGCCCTTCTGCATCTCATACAAAATGGTACACGTATGAAGCACGGAGCGCGTCTCCCATCTCCGCCCTAATCAAAAAGTGAtagaaatttatcaataaagaaaaagaagatttaCATTCTTTCTATGAAGCATTTCGCCAAACATTTTCTACTCGCCTCACAGCTGGGCACCGGGGGCCAACACATGGATCCTGGGGTGATAAACGATGACCTCGCCTCCTTATCATCGCTAGTGGAGAAGTTGCGGAGTTGTGCAGATCCTGGTCGCCTCAAGGCCTCGATATCAGTGGTGAGGTGAAAAGGAGATGAAGACAACTAATAAAGAAGATGCCAACTGGAAGATGACGGTGATACAGCTCCGGACGCCGGTGggaaaaatttttattggttGGACGGTTCAGATTTTTCTATAATTTGtaacaaaatattataaaagagccAGTTTCTAAATATTTTTGGGTAAGCCAGTTTctaatttcttttatatttttggatAAAGTCATTTTCTAATTTAGACCCCACCCCCCCTCCTCTCTGTCTCtctgcctatatatatatatatataaactcttAACGAGGTGGATTCCCTTGTTCTAATCCACCTTAGATAAGTTGGTGCTGAAGCATGGAGGAGAAGAAAACGTGGATGTTGGCATGTGCTTTGTTTCTTCAGCTGCTCTGCTCGGTTTCTGGGCGGGACCGGAGCCAGTTCCCGTCATCGTTTCTCTTTGGAACTTCGACTTCTCCTTACCATTTATGataaagataatataaaataagatatccTCATTTGTTTGAAAATGAAAGTATatcaaattttgaggatgaaatatttttttaagagggACAGAATGTAATACCTTATCCTAAAGCCCCTCAAGCCCACCCGAAAGCGCCCACCAAGGCCCCTGCCTCCTCCCCCCCcctcccaaaagaaaaagaaaatgagaagaagacttccgataggagtcttcttctccgacgagtttCATCTGGaacaggagtcctaggaccaccggaGGTCCTAAGGCACTCTATAAATGAGTCTTCCCTCCCTAAGATCCTCCATCAGCCTTCCTCCCTCTcctttctctttgatttctttCGTTGAAGCCGTGGCCTCCTGTATTTGTGCTCATCGAAAATTGGAGCCGACGATGCTGCTGAAacttgaggtaagcccttctcctttttcctctccctcttcccattCTTCCCATGCTACTGCGCATGGCCGTCGTCTGTCAGGTTCATCGAAAAACCCACAAAAAGGAAGGCCCTGTTTTCTCTTGTTCGATCGAGCCCTTTCTTCTTTTCCAGCCACTAGTGCCGCCGCCCATAGTGCCGCACCCATGGGTCATGATCCCCACCTCCCTAGCCTCCTTCTTCGAAGGCCATGGCCGTCGGTGATCTACCAATGATCGGAGAAATCCAAAAAAAGGGGTGGGTCccctatttttcatttttttctaaatCCCCCGTCGGCCGGCCTCGCTGCCGGCGATCTTTTGCTCCCCGCTGTCGGCTGCCACTGTAGGATCTCCAGTCGTGCCACTGTCCTTCGTCGAAGCCCGAGCTACCAAGCCCCTACCCTCGGCCCCTCCTCTGTTCAgccaggaagagaaagaagaaaagaaaagaaagaagaagaagaaaagaagaggaaaagaaaaagaaaaaaaaaagaaagaaaagaaaagaaaaaaagaaaaaaaaagagagagtattttctctctcctctctctcctctttctccctcttttcctctcttctctcttcactttctctctctaaaatttctctctctaaaaattttctctctccttctttttctctctaagaagacctatGGATCCTATATTAAGCTATCTTTTTTTCTTGTAGAGACCTATGACTCTGAATCGATTCAATGTCCGGATGGTCTATCAGACTGGTCACCTAATTAATCACTTTctgtaattatttaattttattaaatttatgaaataaaaattgattttgatttaatattttaaataagattatctgattcatttaaggaagataaaagatctaggacGAAAAAGATAAGTAATCCTGACACTTcttacttgcttttgaaattattgattattttatcataaaaagaatTATTctgtattttcataaaataaggattaaGTATATGCATTataaaattcatgattcatagtaaaatagtgatttataaatattttaatatgaataattttttatgaaatataaattttatatttttaaaatgtaTGCCTTATTATGAAAGAATGATTTCATGATTGTTTTAttgttaaagattatttatggattatgaattttataaaattatctagtatcttatttatgcatgatttaagAAAATGTGATTTGATGAAATATGACTTAAGAATGTCTATCTTAAGAAACATGAAAAAAAatctctcagatagctatgtacGACCCTGCCAATGGGTAATAATTATTAGCATATGACCCAGCCAGTGGGTAATAGTAATTGGCATATGACTCTACCAACgggtaatagtagttggtatacgaCTCTGCCAacggataatagtagttggtatatgaTTATGATCCTGTTATGGGTATAATAATGACCTTAGTATTTAGTctgagagaattattaagaattatgatatgaaaaaaatgacaaatgatttataattttatatacaaaagttgacataatttataaatttgtTTATGCTGTGCATTGAAAACTATGTTTATGTaaattacatgatttatgcatgtgcAAGAGTATTATTGATTtataatatattgttattataaaaattttatgttttaatgataatcatcttttctaaatgatttattgatatATGTATAAACTAATGCTTGATCTGGATAAGATAATGTAAGGTTTGCTTATtaagctggtgtagctcatatatttttatttttattttttctgtccAGACAAATTAGGTTAGGAAATAAGGATGATCTAGGCTGGAGGGTCTATATCAGTAAGCATGGAGATTTGCAACTGAAACTGAATTTATAGGATTATTATGGGCTTGTAATCAACTACTGATGAATTTTGTCATATGGGttttgtatttgattttgaatttagatgctctgaatcaattttggtttaattatttgatgaataatggaactgaatcttttatttgatggattttagttgattatgattgattggcttcaTGTTATCATGGGTCTCATTTctcgatagcatggccgtgttatgtctcggatttggggcgtgatacTATGCGAACAAAAATTAGTTGAACAAGCCTTTATGCCATTTGTGCCTTATGTCAGATGCCCCAAGCAGTGGTACATGTATTTCATTCATTCATTAAATCGATATGCCTGTGCTCGCTTCATGGCTAGCCACTTGGTCTAATTGACAAGGACTTTACCAGCTTGAAAAGTTGGCATTTTCAGCCATTTCtttttttaagagagaaaaaaagaaatagattACGCATTTCAAAATCAAGAATATATTATCCAATTGGATAAACAATAAAAAGATgccctttttttttggttttaaagAACCATCCATTATAGCTATTACATGCAAGTCTAGTCTAGTATTGAAAACTTGAAATCTATGAGACCTTGAGCAGACTAGAACTCATGAACTGTTCCAAACTAATTAGCCCATATCTGCCACTCGATCCACAAATTGACTAGTTCAATTgtctgattttattttatttgcattcCCTTGCATCCtttataatgaaataatatttgAATTTGTAAGATTTTATTGTGCATGACAAGTAAAACTTGTGGTGGTTGCACAAGCAATCCCAACTCACGGCGATGGTAGATCACAATTTGTTAGCTCATAGCATTGTATTTTCTTAAAAATATCGGGGCATCATATATTTCTCAgagcttaaaatttcatgaaaaaagacttttttttttcttttcccttttctgCAAAGATCTAATGTTCTagaaggatcttcaatatctttttttttttattttttggtatttTATTTAAGTCATATCTAGGACAACAGTGATGGAGATACTGCTGGCAATCATTATCATCTCTACATGGTGAGGATATTTTGGAGGCTTggattatcaaaatatcatccaCCGCAATTCGTACAAGATGTTTGTATGCTTAGTAACACAAACCATGCAAACTATACTAATTTAGGACAGTTGCACCAAAACATGATGAGGATAGGTAGGAACATTTGGTGAAATTTCAAAACTACAGTTGTTAGTTACTTGGGCCTATGGAGCAATTAACTCATTGTATGAATTGAGAAATCACTATTACACTATGAGTCGTTATGCGGTGGTTTATTAAAATTAGTATTTGATATTGAAAGACTTTTCCTTTCGAAATAATACCATAAGATTTTACATACTCGAATGTTGTTGCATATAGGAGGATAATGAACTCATGCATCACCTTGGTGTCAACTCTTACAGATTCTCTATATCTTGGTCAAGAATTTTACCAAGTGAGTTATAGTCTAGTGATGGTACCCTAATATGTTTTCAGTGACTGATGATTTAGTTTCACTAAGGAAATTTATCCTACTGGCAACAGGAGGCAGATTTGGGAAGGTTAATTCAGTGGGCATCGCGTTTTACCACAGACTTATTGATGCTCTACTACTTCAAGGTAttacttctctcttttttccttttttttggccGCTTTTCTTGTTTCGTAGCATTAAAAAAAATGAATCTAAATTGCATGTTTGTCTATATAACAATTGATTTTGTAATTTTAGCATAGTCGATATTCCTTCCTTATTATTGATGCAGGGATACAGCCATTTGTTACATTAAATCACAATGATGTTCCTCAATATCTTGAAGATCGATATGGTGCATGGCTGAATCCCCAAATACAGTATAGTCTCTTTCCTTCACTGCAAATCATTTTTCGCTTCTAGTTTTCTTTTtgggataaataataaaaatatcaccacatcaggaataatatgaagaaaatatgaATAATATGAATAATAGTACATAAGCATTTATAAGGATGGAGAATCCAAAAGTATGACACACCGACACATACCAAGTGCTTGAGCTAAATATCACCTCATCAATCAATCTTGGTACATCTAATTGAGCTCGTGActatttcaatttctttctttcttttttttttgttttttttttaaatacagaaAAGACTTCGGACATTATGCAGATGTTTGTTTCAAAGCATTTGGGAGGAAAGTTAAATATTGGATTACATTCAATGAGCCAAACAACGTCGTGGAAAAAGGTTTTATAAGTGGAGTATATCCTCCTCAACATTGCTCGAAGCCATTTGGTGATTGCCTCTCTGGCGACTCAAACATAGAACCTGTTGGGATATATCGATCGGtccctctcacgccgactcaccgtcgggcccACCTAACcggcgcccgactctaccgaccgcaccgaccgacgatTGCCGACGCCATCCGACCGAATatatgtcggtcggacagaccctCTCCGTTTCCGACTGACCGAACTGCGGAGCTCGATATCTGACTCCCGCAACGCGCCCGACTAACCGCCGGAGGATCTCTAGGTCTCCACCCGACATCCTACGGACGAaggccgacgtatggtcggtcggctcctccgaacACCGTACGGCTGCTGAGGGCCGCCgccctgacaaaggcatgcggcgcAGCCGCCCTGGATATTGTCCCACCTAAGAcatgggtcaaccctggtgatttgatagccccacggcgatttgacagtcccacggcgatCCTGACAGCcaccgacgatttgacaactctcccattgtctgcgccattaatgacggcgccatgccgcgctctactataaaacggggaaggcaacagtgctggaggaggttcCTTCGAAATCCTGGGGCTTACtctaccctctttctctctctcactgagcttcttgattcttttctactgttgcctagtctcctctctgacttgaccgtcggagggtctccgtcagaatcacctccggtcagtgcggacttcttttgcaagcgctcgttcccggcgatcaggcaacgaggggattggccgcaacagaaccATATATTGCTGCACATAACATCATACTAGCCCATGCAACTGCAGTCGAAACATACAAAAAGGAATATCAGGTAGATGTCAGAGTGTTAGAATCAAAGTGATTTTGCTTAGCTTTTATTATGAGAAAGTGGCGGAAAAAAGACAAGACAGAACATATCTTTTAGAGAGATTTTGGGCCAGTTTGTTTTGAAACATTCAATGGCAGCAACATAATCTCAGAAAAATGCCCTATTTATATTCTTCAAATCTATATTTATTTGATGGTGGACAGAACGTTAATCTATTGTTTTATCTTTTAGGCAAAGCAAGGAGGTTCTATTGGTATTGTAATATCCACAAGATGGTTTGAGCCACTTAGGGACATTCCAGCAGATCGTTTTGCAGTTCAACGGGCTTTAGCATTTGACATCGCATGGTAAATTGATAATCATACTTCAAATGGGTGTTAGTGAAGAATGCACCAAGCACTTAAACTATTCATATATTTATTACCTAAATGAGACATTCCATCGTTTGCTGGTGCATTACATAAATTTATCCGAGTATTCATGATATCTGATATGTAATTACTCATGTTTGCAGGTTCCTTGATCCTGTCATATTTGGTGAATACCCTCCAGAAATGCGCCAGGTCCTGGGTTTAAGATTACTAACACTACAATGAAAATGGTAAAAGACGACGCTATTAAAGTTATTTTACGACGCTAATAAGCGTCGTTAATAAAGTTTACGACGCTTCAAAAAGCGTCGCGAAAGCATCGcttatgtaagagtggagacgaaaagCGCCGACGTTTTTTAAAAGCATCGTTATTTCTTAACGGCGCTTTAAAGCGTTGTAAAATTCAATTATAACggtgctttttagcgtcgttaatgacaacgcgtcctccactctaccaagacgctttttgAAGCATCGGCTGTTAAGTCTttagcgacgcttataagcgtcgttaatctttttttaacgatgcttataagcgtcgttaaattgtttgtaacgacgctttaaagcgtcgtaaaattcaattataacgatactttttagcatcgttaatgacaacgcgtcctccactctaccaagatgcttttcgaagc from Elaeis guineensis isolate ETL-2024a chromosome 4, EG11, whole genome shotgun sequence includes these protein-coding regions:
- the LOC105036628 gene encoding beta-glucosidase 18-like, giving the protein MHHLGVNSYRFSISWSRILPRGRFGKVNSVGIAFYHRLIDALLLQGIQPFVTLNHNDVPQYLEDRYGAWLNPQIQKDFGHYADVCFKAFGRKVKYWITFNEPNNVVEKGFISGVYPPQHCSKPFGDCLSGDSNIEPYIAAHNIILAHATAVETYKKEYQAKQGGSIGIVISTRWFEPLRDIPADRFAVQRALAFDIAWFLDPVIFGEYPPEMRQVLGLRLPTFSSEDGRKLQHKLDFIGINHYTSKYMQDCIFSPCEEGSIESTAFVISTGERNGIPIGTPTSMPDNFVFPDGMEKMIMYIMQRYNNIPMFITENGYAQGSTSNDPTADMLNDEGRVEYLHSYLTSLTRAMRQGADVRGYFIWSLLDNFEWLFGYTQRFGLYHVNFETQERTPKLSAKWFKEFLEGPEVIESE